TCCTCAACGGTGACGGTGTCTCCAACCGCCAGACGATGGCAACCACTGCTGCCGGTTAATAACCAAGGGAGCACGGTAACTCCCAGCAGTAGGGAGTAACGACGAGGATGATAAGACATCATTATCTGCCATCGGCATTGCTGGATGGATACAGCATTTCCTGGCCGGGTGAGGTAAAGACCACGTACCACTTCCTGCATTTCAAGGGCTTCATGGCTATCTGTGTACCTCACTAGCTTCAGAAACGCTGTAGTTAAGTTACTCATCTTAAGAGACAACTCAAAGAGATTATTAGAAATCCTTTCGCTAGCGCAACGACTGCTTACAATCAATGGATACATCCGGGGATACATCCGGGGATACATCCGGGGATACCCATCCGGGGATTGACTTGAGGATGCGATCGCACCCTTTAGATACTTCGTTGAGAATTCAGGAGGGTTAAGCGCTAAATCGTAAAGCTTTATTTCAAAACATTACAGCCTATGATTTCCAGCTGTAATTCCTCACTAAGCGTCATCTTCTTTAAGGTTGTGACCTGATCAGGTCGCAGCATTGCCATTGCCTGTGATCTAATAGCTGATGCAGCTTGACACACCTCCTAGGGCAAAGCTAGCCCAACATCGAGCAGTAATCTGTGGGTCAGCGTCAGAACTAGGCTTGGCCAAGGCATGACATTGTTATCCGGGTGATCAGGCATTGATTGAACGGTCGTCTTAATCCGCTGCCTATGCTCATTACTTATGCTCATTACTTGAGTGATTTAACCGGCTTCAAGCCGCATTTACCTAAGATTGTTACCATGGCCATTCCCGATGAAATTCTCCCAAGCATACATCCTGGTTCTAGATTCTTCCCGGCGTGATACTCAAGCCATTTATACCCTGTTAAAACAACTGCGCTGTCCAGTGTTTGTGGCCGAAACGATCGACCAAGCCGTTGCTAAAGCCAAGCAATGCTCTCCCTATCTAGTCATCCTGAGGGGAGACTATCAAGAGGGTGCTCCTGGCCTCATAGAACAACTGCGGCAAACCATGCAGGCAGCTGAGGTAACCATTGTGGCTTTAACTGAATCTAGCAAGCCGAGTTGGGGAGATCACATAGAGCAACTGGGGCTTGATGGTGTCTTTGTCGAACCCCTCAACGGCGATGTCCTCAACCTATTGGTGGATTCAGCCATGGCTAAACAAGCCTATGCTTAGAGCTAGCGTTAACGTGCCTGGATGAATTACTCATGCAGGTGGCCCCTCAACATCTCCATGTGGCGGTAATCATTTACTCGTCCTGAGACAACTGCAGTGAGGGGAGTTCGGTGATGGGGGCGGCTCATTTGAAGGCCGTTTCCAGGGCAAACAGCATCAACTCCAAGACTGACTCAGGCCTCAGCCAATCCCCAGTATTGCTTCAGTTCCCAAGAGGATACGTTAGGATCAGGTGTCGATAGACTGTATCCAGAGGCGATCTGACTGACATCTCCTGCCTTGTCCCCCTTGTGGCAGTAGGGCTACGGACAGTAGGGCTACGTCATTAAGGTAGACAAGAAGGCACGGCAAGATGGGGCTCACCCTATAAGCAGGCATTCCCTATGGATGTTGCAAAATCCGCATTTAGGAAGATTGACGTTACAGTGGTGCATCGTTTGTCGGAGAGGCTACAATCGGGGAAGCCTTTAGTCGCTGCTATCGATAGAGCGTTACTGCTCAATCCGACGAAGGCAGTCCCAAGGCTAGCATTGCGGCCTACCCACAGGAACTTGCCTCCTCAATAGTGAGCTTGACCGGCGTCACCCAGCTGATAGACCCATCTCATCCATGAGTGTGCCTAGCAGTATGGAGATCAGCAAGATTCACCTTGGTTTGCAGTGCTAACGTGTACGAAGGTTTGATTTGAATTAGAGGAGCACTAGGAACGCGGCATGACCCAAGCGAATGACCTACTCGGAAAACTTGAGCCTAGTAATGAACTAGATGTCCTGATTGAACCGGATAGTAATGCTGGTTTTGACGCTCAAGAAGAAGAGGAACAGGGCAAAGCGGCCAAAGGGAAAACGAGCCGCCGTCGTGGCACCAGCCCAGATAAAAAGAAGCACTATACCGAAGATTCTATTCGTCTTTACCTGCAAGAAATTGGTCGCATCCGACTGCTGCGTGCGGAAGAAGAGATTGAGCTGGCTCGAAAAATTGCCGATTTGCTTGAATTAGAGCGGATCCGCG
This portion of the Halomicronema hongdechloris C2206 genome encodes:
- a CDS encoding response regulator, producing the protein MKFSQAYILVLDSSRRDTQAIYTLLKQLRCPVFVAETIDQAVAKAKQCSPYLVILRGDYQEGAPGLIEQLRQTMQAAEVTIVALTESSKPSWGDHIEQLGLDGVFVEPLNGDVLNLLVDSAMAKQAYA